The following proteins are encoded in a genomic region of Ostrea edulis chromosome 7, xbOstEdul1.1, whole genome shotgun sequence:
- the LOC125656536 gene encoding multiple epidermal growth factor-like domains protein 10 isoform X1 produces the protein MYENGEVFRENKSAVITDGDPATCVSLLSNVYRLWFRKKITLNVDLSTLRSIFQVEIFQEEVSINWSVYISTTKRRENSTQCRRTISSPELQRFTCADHGRFVILSLGYEYKDSSVCEVNVTGCAEGKFGEDCNKQCPENCVGKICNILDGKCTRCSDGWKGDNCNQRKQKIQETGKCAKGYCGDKSIELCKGRCLKGTACNAVTGYCGEGCAPGWRNKDCSEECTEGYFGDNCTKLCKGRCMNGAACNAVTGYCDEGCAPGWRNKDCSEVCPNGFFGTQCAQRCNLSCDPTTGFYSGTVTEILGKSEQYSEGSNAIVSGLVVALVVSVLMNVGLLMIYWKRGILNGKQTSLKEAPLYANAEFEGPVNEQPGRGDNSTRTNVYYETLNDRTRDQDTQNYSTLEN, from the exons ATGTACGAAAATGGAGAGGTCTTCAGAGAAAATAAATCAGCTGTAATCACAGATGGCGATCCTGCCACATGTGTTTCACTTCTATCAAATGTTTACAGACTTTGGTTTAGAAAAAAGATTACGCTAAATGTGGACCTATCCACGTTGAGGAGTATCTTCCAAGTAGAAATATTCcaag AGGAAGTTTCCATCAACTGGTCGGTGTACATCTCAACTACGAAAAGGAGAGAGAATTCCACCCAGTGTAGAAGAACGATCTCATCACCGGAACTCCAGCGCTTCACTTGTGCGGATCATGGCCGCTTTGTTATACTTAGTCTAGGTTATGAATACAAAGATTCTTCTGTTTGTGAAGTCAATGTAACAG GGTGTGCAGAGGGAAAATTTGGTGAAGACTGCAACAAACAATGCCCAGAAAATTGCGTAGGGAAAATATGCAACATATTGGATGGAAAATGTACGAGGTGTTCCGATGGTTGGAAGGGAGACAATTGTAACCAAAGAAAACAGAAGATACAAGAAACAGGCA AGTGTGCGAAAGGGTATTGTGGCGACAAGAGTATCGAGCTTTGTAAAGGCAGGTGCTTGAAAGGTACCGCTTGTAATGCCGTGACAGGGTACTGTGGCGAGGGTTGTGCTCCAGGATGGAGGAACAAAGACTGTTCCGAGG AGTGTACGGAAGGGTATTTTGGTGACAATTGTACCAAGCTTTGTAAGGGCAGGTGCATGAATGGTGCTGCTTGTAATGCTGTGACAGGGTACTGTGACGAGGGTTGTGCTCCTGGATGGAGGAACAAAGACTGTTCCGagg TGTGTCCGAATGGATTCTTTGGAACACAGTGTGCGCAACGGTGTAACTTGTCCTGTGATCCCACTACTGGATTTTACAGTGGGACTGTTACTGAGATATTAG GGAAAAGTGAACAATACTCGGAGGGAAGCAACGCAATAGTAAGCGGTTTGGTGGTGGCGCTGGTGGTGTCAGTGTTGATGAATGTTGGTCTTCTGATGATATATTGGAAAAG AGGTATACTGAATGGAAAACAGACAAGCTTAAAAGAAGCGCCATTATACGCAAATGCGGAATTTGAGGGCCCAGTAAACGAACAACCAGGAAGGGGAGATAACTCAACTCGGACGAATGTGTACTACGAGACATTAAATGATAGAACACGTGATCAGGACACGCAAAACTACAGTACATTAGAgaactag
- the LOC125656536 gene encoding multiple epidermal growth factor-like domains protein 10 isoform X2, giving the protein MGQSDSEEVSINWSVYISTTKRRENSTQCRRTISSPELQRFTCADHGRFVILSLGYEYKDSSVCEVNVTGCAEGKFGEDCNKQCPENCVGKICNILDGKCTRCSDGWKGDNCNQRKQKIQETGKCAKGYCGDKSIELCKGRCLKGTACNAVTGYCGEGCAPGWRNKDCSEECTEGYFGDNCTKLCKGRCMNGAACNAVTGYCDEGCAPGWRNKDCSEVCPNGFFGTQCAQRCNLSCDPTTGFYSGTVTEILGKSEQYSEGSNAIVSGLVVALVVSVLMNVGLLMIYWKRGILNGKQTSLKEAPLYANAEFEGPVNEQPGRGDNSTRTNVYYETLNDRTRDQDTQNYSTLEN; this is encoded by the exons atgggccaaagtgattcag AGGAAGTTTCCATCAACTGGTCGGTGTACATCTCAACTACGAAAAGGAGAGAGAATTCCACCCAGTGTAGAAGAACGATCTCATCACCGGAACTCCAGCGCTTCACTTGTGCGGATCATGGCCGCTTTGTTATACTTAGTCTAGGTTATGAATACAAAGATTCTTCTGTTTGTGAAGTCAATGTAACAG GGTGTGCAGAGGGAAAATTTGGTGAAGACTGCAACAAACAATGCCCAGAAAATTGCGTAGGGAAAATATGCAACATATTGGATGGAAAATGTACGAGGTGTTCCGATGGTTGGAAGGGAGACAATTGTAACCAAAGAAAACAGAAGATACAAGAAACAGGCA AGTGTGCGAAAGGGTATTGTGGCGACAAGAGTATCGAGCTTTGTAAAGGCAGGTGCTTGAAAGGTACCGCTTGTAATGCCGTGACAGGGTACTGTGGCGAGGGTTGTGCTCCAGGATGGAGGAACAAAGACTGTTCCGAGG AGTGTACGGAAGGGTATTTTGGTGACAATTGTACCAAGCTTTGTAAGGGCAGGTGCATGAATGGTGCTGCTTGTAATGCTGTGACAGGGTACTGTGACGAGGGTTGTGCTCCTGGATGGAGGAACAAAGACTGTTCCGagg TGTGTCCGAATGGATTCTTTGGAACACAGTGTGCGCAACGGTGTAACTTGTCCTGTGATCCCACTACTGGATTTTACAGTGGGACTGTTACTGAGATATTAG GGAAAAGTGAACAATACTCGGAGGGAAGCAACGCAATAGTAAGCGGTTTGGTGGTGGCGCTGGTGGTGTCAGTGTTGATGAATGTTGGTCTTCTGATGATATATTGGAAAAG AGGTATACTGAATGGAAAACAGACAAGCTTAAAAGAAGCGCCATTATACGCAAATGCGGAATTTGAGGGCCCAGTAAACGAACAACCAGGAAGGGGAGATAACTCAACTCGGACGAATGTGTACTACGAGACATTAAATGATAGAACACGTGATCAGGACACGCAAAACTACAGTACATTAGAgaactag